The Drosophila mauritiana strain mau12 chromosome 2R, ASM438214v1, whole genome shotgun sequence genome has a segment encoding these proteins:
- the LOC117137820 gene encoding uncharacterized protein LOC117137820 isoform X2 — MWKLDSKEGIICSGAASICLAIAYLIIFANLRAGLSYNFGVHIASLQIISSAVLIVGSTKERHKLFVPWMITTAMFLYLMGYSSIVLLAMGDGLIVMFFAAPMIGCLGMTFYAVQKGFRRMRKDGQPPKYADMQVKSILVNPI; from the exons ATGTGGAAACTAGACTCCAAGGAGGGCATTATATGCTCCGGGGCTGCATCGATCTGCCTTGCGATCGCCTATCTCATCATATTCGCCAACTTGAGGG CAGGGTTATCCTACAACTTTGGAGTGCACATAGCGTCCCTGCAGATCATCAGCAGCGCAGTCCTCATCGTCGGATCCACCAAG GAGAGGCACAAGCTCTTTGTGCCCTGGATGATCACAACCGCCATGTTCCTCTACCTGATGGGTTACTCATCCATTGTGCTGCTGGCCATGGGCGATGGGCTTATCGTCATGTTTTTCGCAGCGCCAATGATAG GCTGCCTCGGAATGACATTCTATGCGGTGCAGAAGGGCTTCCGCAGGATGCGCAAGGATGGGCAGCCACCGAAGTATGCCGACATGCAAGTCAAAAGTATTCTGGTGAATCCCATATGa
- the LOC117137820 gene encoding uncharacterized protein LOC117137820 isoform X1 → MEQWIICEQNAHRRAGNVETRLQGGHYMLRGCIDLPCDRLSHHIRQLEGVILQLWSAHSVPADHQQRSPHRRIHQGGPYSQFNFQISIHILSSQERHKLFVPWMITTAMFLYLMGYSSIVLLAMGDGLIVMFFAAPMIGCLGMTFYAVQKGFRRMRKDGQPPKYADMQVKSILVNPI, encoded by the exons ATGGAACAATGGATCATTTGCGAACAGAACGCCCATCGACGAGCAGGAAATGTGGAAACTAGACTCCAAGGAGGGCATTATATGCTCCGGGGCTGCATCGATCTGCCTTGCGATCGCCTATCTCATCATATTCGCCAACTTGAGGG GGTTATCCTACAACTTTGGAGTGCACATAGCGTCCCTGCAGATCATCAGCAGCGCAGTCCTCATCGTCGGATCCACCAAGGTGGGCCATACTCCCAATTCAACTTCCAAATCTCCATCCACATTCTCTCATCGCAGGAGAGGCACAAGCTCTTTGTGCCCTGGATGATCACAACCGCCATGTTCCTCTACCTGATGGGTTACTCATCCATTGTGCTGCTGGCCATGGGCGATGGGCTTATCGTCATGTTTTTCGCAGCGCCAATGATAG GCTGCCTCGGAATGACATTCTATGCGGTGCAGAAGGGCTTCCGCAGGATGCGCAAGGATGGGCAGCCACCGAAGTATGCCGACATGCAAGTCAAAAGTATTCTGGTGAATCCCATATGa
- the LOC117137820 gene encoding uncharacterized protein LOC117137820 isoform X3, with product MWKLDSKEGIICSGAASICLAIAYLIIFANLRGLSYNFGVHIASLQIISSAVLIVGSTKERHKLFVPWMITTAMFLYLMGYSSIVLLAMGDGLIVMFFAAPMIGCLGMTFYAVQKGFRRMRKDGQPPKYADMQVKSILVNPI from the exons ATGTGGAAACTAGACTCCAAGGAGGGCATTATATGCTCCGGGGCTGCATCGATCTGCCTTGCGATCGCCTATCTCATCATATTCGCCAACTTGAGGG GGTTATCCTACAACTTTGGAGTGCACATAGCGTCCCTGCAGATCATCAGCAGCGCAGTCCTCATCGTCGGATCCACCAAG GAGAGGCACAAGCTCTTTGTGCCCTGGATGATCACAACCGCCATGTTCCTCTACCTGATGGGTTACTCATCCATTGTGCTGCTGGCCATGGGCGATGGGCTTATCGTCATGTTTTTCGCAGCGCCAATGATAG GCTGCCTCGGAATGACATTCTATGCGGTGCAGAAGGGCTTCCGCAGGATGCGCAAGGATGGGCAGCCACCGAAGTATGCCGACATGCAAGTCAAAAGTATTCTGGTGAATCCCATATGa
- the LOC117138677 gene encoding DNA polymerase zeta catalytic subunit: MAAAAEGIDGVYSVRLVIADFYMEKPQFGMDPCYSELRGKEIKRVPVIRVFGGNSRGQKTCMHVHGVFPYLYIPYDKKDFESLERGILQMAMHLDKAINISLGQGSSNAQHVFKIQLVKGIPFYGYHRVEHQFLKIYMFNPRFVRRAANLLQSGAILSKNFSPHESHVPYILQFMIDYNLYGMSYVHVPLEVLKFRRSHDDDVIPYANVKPEQLLDITTAKKVACSALEVDVSSNFILNRFQLVTKSKSSHTNPGIEAIWNDEKLRRLKLVEKHTDAGDEEKAEAVPVLELPPTQERHQIEVAESDIFYRTALESKLMTLEQSTLSEQTLSDQTILPNVTMQTTLPGTKAQKRMFNLQKLLANAVYPEECSQDQQQLLVNASFIQNHVTCGYSSSVSLSTPKDESDCLDETLVDEELILSLTQPHGAIPHDATLREEDLELLDALQLLEEQNESESHVDLDSSLAPLSQHKKFELTPELLDKETAAAAALFDEDGDSDEDADQETRHDFSTVLDDVDELLLKLTQSQPAESKELKASSKLPQIDGADDRLQRTPIKSISSRSKSSPPKTPATTKGQKSLPKSPRTPKTSAAKKYAPLALTIGSSSANKSNDEFAGRPSNPRLSLQLDQGSGTLRPETSLRKKLAMSEMRRKSLEDSFVLLKNDCTPVRSTRRSTRNLDKTHIICSLTPRDRNPGMSDMFETDDGKQLPQEKKVRKTRWSTRDQVNESLPKAECEIEPHRSERSGLDEMKPRRSARLKVNSVHPAECSSEIETTKPRVTSASLNRPQKKARLSQSSEQNTKTSMNGTLGLEKARKVRSRNSKSPQQQENSVSEQIEDLKSKPKKSDETAKNSDEKLRSELIPQEPPDISSGDPANSREKSTFSPSHDEAIESDTESDKIVTKLRKTPNLKRLRWSIRSDLLNKQLTPRSGIRPPETQTTPQLSPNSNESNTPELMRSFYEHSLIVNSPSVFSDFLDSPEIHMDSPRSAPPSPDSNSFVIAPLELPPSYDEVVSGSRKMDIPEYEFQQPYYSNPSDVTKVTEVGFLVLHIPGNKLNDCDPFQSVLGNDRGLASWRRRQLIAIGGLAMLQRYRGEQKVREYFSTQQRIAIEPAQLAPTWQEAKIWLKAKELLRQREEPKKSSDDIDSPIKIKRQKITMMLQAEEGDGGSGDEDAGEELDCSLSLTPLSQAKDKCKATPISSKARETGKSRLKRGTKLNFIGSQDEEPPSSQSSEQSVSSSAAQAELDRSSFLRQLEGSSQERQHDLSFGLSHATLDNTFGFKVNLENLQQAKADIDCNHLTIITLEVFVSTRADLQPDPMHDEIRCLFYAIEHSLPDEKLPSKACGYIMVNTVQDLLSEGPFHGIDRDIEMQVVASEAEAFEALLALCGRWDADIFAGYEIEMSSWGYVIDRAKHLCFNIAPLLSRVPTQKVRDFVDEDREQFTDLDVEMKLCGRILLDVWRLMRSEIALTSYTFENVMYHILHKRCPWHTAKSLTEWFGSPCTRWIVMEYYLERVRGTLALLDQLDLLGRTSEMAKLIGIQFYEVLSRGSQFRVESMMLRIAKPKNLVPLSPSVQARAHMRAPEYLALIMEPQSRFYADPLIVLDFQSLYPSMIIAYNYCFSTCLGRVEHLGGSSPFEFGASQLRVSRQMLQKLLEHDLVTVSPCGVVFVKREVREGILPRMLTEILDTRQMVKQSMKLHKDSTALQRILHSRQLGLKLMANVTYGYTAANFSGRMPSVEVGDSVVSKGRETLERAIKLVENNDEWKVRVVYGDTDSMFVLVPGRNRAEAFRIGEQIAKAVTEMNPQPVKLKLEKVYQPCMLQTKKRYVGYMYETADQEQPVYEAKGIETVRRDGCPAVAKMLEKVLRILFETQDVSKIKAYVCRQFTKLLSGKANLQDLIFAKEFRGLNGYKPTACVPALELTRKWMQKDPRHVPRRGERVPFIIVNGPPGMQLIRLVRSPHDILANEGHKINAIYYITKAIIPPLNRCLLLIGANVHDWFASLPRKLLMTPAVGTANELAGARGAKSTISQYFSTTSCVIDCGRQTKAGICPDCLKNATKCVVVLSDKSARLERGYQLTRQICQACCGRLGSLQCDSLDCPVLYVLEGKRRELQQIEHWNKLLELHF; the protein is encoded by the exons ATGGCAGCCGCAGCAGAGGGAATCGATGGAGTCTACTCCGTCCGGCTGGTCATTGCGGATTTCTATATGGAGAAGCCGCAGTTCGGCATGGATCCGTGCTATTCGGAACTGCGCGGCAAAGAAATCAAGCGG GTGCCAGTGATTCGAGTGTTTGGCGGCAACTCCAGGGGTCAGAAGACCTGCATGCATGTGCACGGTGTGTTCCCCTATCTATACATTCCGTATGACAAGAAGGATTTTGAATCCCTGGAGCGGGGCATCCTGCAGATGGCCATGCACCTGGACAAGGCCATCAACATATCCCTGGGCCAAGGCAGCTCCAACGCACAGCATGTGTTCAAAATTCAGCTGGTCAAGGGCAT ACCCTTCTATGGCTACCATCGCGTGGAACACCAGTTTCTCAAAATCTACATGTTCAATCCCCGGTTCGTACGCCGCGCCGCCAACCTTCTGCAAAGCGGCGCCATTCTGAGCAAGAATTTCAGTCCGCACGAGTCGCATGTGCCCTACATCCTGCAGTTCATGATCGACTACAACCTGTACGGGATGAGCTATGTGCATGTCCCGCTGGAGGTTCTCAAGTTCCGGCGCAGCCATGACGATGACG TAATCCCCTATGCGAATGTCAAGCCAGAGCAGCTTCTGGACATCACAACCGCGAAGAAAGTGGCCTGTAGTGCCTTAGAGGTGGATGTCAGCTCGAACTTTATACTGAATCGGTTCCAGCTGGTGACAAAGAGCAAGAGCAGCCACACTAACCCGGGCATCGAAGCAATCTGGAATGATGAGAAACTGCGCCGGCTAAAACTTGTCGAGAAGCACACCGATGCTGGCGATGAGGAGAAGGCTGAAGCG GTGCCAGTATTGGAATTACCGCCAACACAGGAGCGGCATCAAATTGAAGTCGCCGAGAGCGATATCTTCTACCGCACCGCTCTGGAGAGCAAGCTGATGACACTGGAGCAGTCCACACTGTCCGAGCAAACGTTGTCGGATCAGACAATCCTTCCCAATGTAACCATGCAGACCACCTTGCCCGGCACAAAGGCGCAGAAACGCATGTTTAACTTGCAAAAACTTCTAGCCAACGCCGTTTATCCGGAGGAATGCTCACAGgatcagcagcagctgctggtTAATGCTTCCTTCATACAAAACCATGTTACCTGCGGCTACAGCAGCAGTGTCAGCCTTTCAACCCCCAAGGATGAGTCCGATTGCTTGGACGAAACTCTAGTGGATGAGGAACTAATACTGAGCCTCACACAGCCCCATGGAGCGATACCCCATGATGCCACCT TGAGGGAGGAGGATTTGGAACTTTTGGACGCGTTGCAGCTGTTGGAGGAGCAGAATGAAAGTGAATCCCATGTGGATTTAGACAGTTCATTGGCTCCATTGTCGCAACATAAGAAGT TCGAACTAACACCCGAGCTGTTGGACAAGGAGaccgcagctgctgctgctcttttCGACGAAGATGGTGACTCCGACGAGGATGCCGACCAAGAAACCCGACATGACTTCTCCACAGTTCTCGACGATGTCGATGAGTTGTTGCTTAAGCTAACACAAAGTCAGCCTGCTGAATCGAAGGAGCTGAAAGCATCTAGTAAACTGCCCCAAATTGATGGTGCTGATGATCGCCTACAGAGGACCCCCATTAAATCGATCAGCTCTAGGTCAAAGTCAAGTCCTCCAAAGACTCCAGCAACGACAAAAGGTCAGAAAAGCCTGCCCAAATCGCCACGTACTCCGAAAACCAGTGCAGCCAAGAAATATGCGCCGCTGGCTTTGACTATTGGAAGCAGTTCAGCAAATA AAAGCAACGATGAATTCGCAGGGAGACCATCTAATCCACGCCTCAGTTTGCAGCTAGACCAAGGATCGGGAACACTTCG GCCAGAAACCTCCTTGCGCAAAAAACTAGCCATGTCCGAGATGCGACGGAAAAGTCTTGAGGACAGCTTTGTGCTATTAAAGAACGA TTGTACTCCAGTTAGGAGTACCAGACGATCAACTCGCAATCTGGACAAAACACACATTATCTGTTCCCTTACGCCGAGGGACAGAAATCCTGGCATGAGCGACATGTTCGAAACAGACGACGGCAAGCAATTACCACAAGAGAAAAAGGTAAGAAAGACGCGATGGAGCACTCGTGATCAAGTCAATGAAAGTCTACCCAAGGCTGAATGTGAGATAGAGCCTCACAGGTCTGAAAGAAGTGGCTTGGATGAGATGAAGCCGCGTCGCAGTGCCCGCCTTAAGGTTAATTCGGTACATCCCGCCGAGTGTTCCAGCGAAATAGAAACAACTAAGCCACGAGTGACGTCTGCAAGTCTGAATAGACCTCAAAAGAAAGCCAGACTATCCCAAAGTTCCGAACAAAATACCAAAACAAGCATGAATGGAACTCTTGGCTTGGAAAAAGCAAGAAAAGTTCGTTCGCGTAACTCAAAGAGTCCGCAGCAGCAAGAAAACTCTGTTTCTGAACAGATCGAAGATCTCAAAAGTAAACCCAAAAAGTCTGATGAAACTGCAAAAAACAGTGACGAAAAGTTACGAAGTGAGCTAATCCCACAGGAACCACCTGATATTTCGTCCGGAGATCCAGCAAACTCCAGGGAAAAGAGCACATTTAGTCCAAGCCATGATGAGGCTATCGAATCCGACACGGAAAGCGATAAAATAGTCACCAAACTTCGTAAAACACCCAACTTGAAACGCCTTCGATGGAGCATTCGGTCGGACTTGCTAAACAAACAATTAACTCCCAGATCAGGCATAAGACCCCCTGAGACTCAGACCACTCCTCAGCTGAGTCCCAACAGCAATGAGAGCAACACACCGGAGCTGATGCGAAGTTTCTATGAGCATTCGCTGATTGTGAACAGTCCGTCGGTCTTCAGTGACTTCTTAGATAGCCCCGAGATACATATGGACTCTCCTAGGTCTGCTCCTCCTTCTCCCGATAGCAACTCGTTCGTGATTGCTCCCTTGGAGCTGCCTCCATCCTACGATGAGGTGGTTAGCGGTAGCCGCAAAATGGACATACCCGAGTACGAGTTCCAACAGCCCTACTACAGCAATCCCTCCGATGTGACCAAAGTGACGGAGGTGGGCTTCCTGGTGCTCCACATTCCGGGGAACAAGCTGAATGACTGTGATCCCTTCCAGAGCGTACTGGGCAACGATCGTGGGCTGGCCTCCTGGCGACGTCGGCAACTGATAGCCATTGGTGGCCTGGCAATGTTGCAGCGATATCGGGGAGAACAAAAAGTACGGGAGTACTTCAGCACGCAACAAAGAATAGCAATCGAGCCAGCACAACTAGCACCCACGTGGCAGGAGGCCAAGATCTGGTTGAAAGCCAAGGAACTCCTTCGTCAACGGGAGGAACCAAAAAAGTCATCCGATGACATAGACAGCCCCATCAAGATCAAGCGGCAGAAGATCACAATGATGCTGCAGGCTGAGGAAGGCGATGGCGGGAGTGGTGATGAAGATGCTGGTGAGGAACTCGACTGCAGTCTAAGCCTAACGCCCTTGTCCCAAGCTAAGGATAAATGCAAGGCAACACCTATCAGTAGCAAAGCCAGAGAAACAGGAAAGAGTCGCCTTAAACGCGGAACTAAGCTCAACTTCATAGGAAGCCAGGACGAGGAACCACCAAGCTCGCAGTCCAGCGAACAGAGCGTCTCCAGTAGCGCGGCCCAGGCGGAGCTAGATCGTAGTTCCTTTCTGCGCCAGTTAGAGGGCAGTAGCCAGGAGAGGCAGCACGACCTCAGCTTTGGACTTAGCCACGCCACCTTGGACAACACGTTCGGGTTCAAGGTTAATTTGGAGAATCTGCAGCAGGCCAAAGCCGACATTGATTGCAACCACCTGACAATCATAACTTTAGAGGTGTTTGTGTCCACGCGAGCTGATCTCCAACCAGATCCCATGCACGACGAGATTCGCTGTTTGTTTTATGCTATCGAACACAGTTTGCCGGATGAGAAGCTGCCTAGCAAAGCCTGCGGCTATATAATGGTGAACACTGTCCAGGATTTGCTGAGCGAAGGACCTTTTCATGGTATAGATCGCGACATTGAGATGCAAGTAGTGGCCAGTGAGGCGGAGGCATTTGAGGCGTTGCTGGCTTTGTGTGGACGGTGGGATGCGGACATATTTGCAGGGTACGAAATCGAGATGTCCTCTTGGGGCTATGTGATTGATCGCGCCAAGCATCTGTGCTTTAACATCGCTCCTCTGCTGTCCCGAGTGCCCACACAGAAGGTCCGGGACTTTGTGGATGAGGATCGGGAGCAGTTCACCGATTTGGATGTGGAAATGAAGCTCTGCGGCCGCATTCTGCTGGACGTATGGCGTCTGATGCGCTCCGAGATTGCATTGACGTCGTACACCTTCGAAAACGTGATGTACCACATCTTGCATAAGAGGTGTCCCTGGCACACTGCCAAATCCCTCACCGAATGGTTCGGCTCGCCCTGCACCCGCTGGATAGTAATGGAGTATTACTTGGAGCGAGTGCGTGGCACCTTGGCTCTCCTGGATCAGCTGGACTTGCTGGGACGGACCAGCGAAATGGCCAAGCTCATTGGCATTCAGTTCTACGAGGTGCTGTCGCGCGGCTCGCAGTTTCGCGTGGAAAgcatgatgctgag AATCGCCAAGCCAAAGAACCTGGTGCCACTTTCACCCAGCGTCCAGGCTCGCGCTCATATGAGAGCCCCCGAGTACTTGGCGCTAATAATGGAGCCGCAGTCACGATTCTATGCCGATCCCCTAATCGTGCTTGACTTTCAGAGCTTGTACCCCAGCATGATCATCGCCTACAACTACTGCTTCTCCACGTGCTTGGGTAGAGTAGAGCACCTAGGCGGAAGTTCGCCCTTTGAATTTGGCGCGTCGCAGCTTCGAGTTTCGCGGCAGATGCTGCAGAAGCTGCTGGAGCACGATCTAGTTACGGTTTCGCCATGCGGCGTTGTGTTCGTGAAGCGTGAAGTGCGCGAGGGCATCCTGCCGCGCATGCTCACCGAGATCTTGGACACGCGCCAAATGGTCAAGCAGTCGATGAAGCTCCATAAGGACAGCACTGCACTTCAGCGGATCCTTCACTCACGACAGCTGGGCCTTAAGCTGATGGCCAATGTCACCTATGGCTACACCGCCGCTAACTTCAGTGGCCGAATGCCTTCAGTGGAAGTGGGCGATTCTGTAGTTTCCAAAGGACGGGAGACCCTTGAGCGTGCTATCAAATTAGTGGAGAACAACGACGAGTGGAAGGTCCGTGTCGTCTATGGCGATACGGACTCTATGTTCGTTCTTGTTCCGGGTCGAAATCGAGCTGAAGCTTTTCGAATCGGCGAGCAGATCGCCAAGGCCGTCACCGAAATGAATCCACAGCCAGTTAAGCTGAAACTGGAGAAGGTCTACCAACCTTGCATGCTGCAGACCAAGAAGCGATACGTGGGTTACATGTACGAGACAGCCGATCAGGAGCAGCCCGTTTACGAGGCGAAGGGCATAGAAACTGTGCGGCGAGATGGTTGCCCGGCGGTGGCCAAGATGCTGGAAAAGGTGCTGCGCATATTGTTTGAGACGCAAGACGTCAGCAAGATCAAGGCATACGTGTGCCGGCAGTTCACCAAGCTGCTGTCGGGCAAGGCCAACCTGCAGGACCTGATTTTCGCCAAGGAGTTCAGGGGTCTCAATGGCTACAAGCCCACGGCTTGTGTACCAGCACTGGAGCTCACACG taaATGGATGCAAAAAGACCCACGACATGTGCCGCGTCGTGGTGAACGCGTGCCCTTCATAATAGTCAACGGCCCGCCGGGCATGCAGCTTATTCGCCTGGTGCGCAGTCCGCACGACATCCTGGCCAACGAGGGTCACAAGATAAACGCCATCTACTACATCACCAAGGCGATTATTCCGCCGCTGAATCGCTGCCTGCTGCTCATTGGCGCCAATGTGCACGACTGGTTTGCCAGTCTGCCAAGGAAGTTGCTCATGACGCCGGCAGTTGGAACCGCCAACGAATTGGCGGGTGCACGAGGTGCCAAGTCCACCATTTCCCAGTATTTCTCTACCACCAGCTGCGTGATCGACTGTGGCCGCCAAACCAAGGCGGGCATTTGTCCAGACTGCCTGAAAAACGCCACCAAGTGCGTAGTTGTGCTCTCAGATAAGTCGGCGCGTCTGGAGAGGGGTTACCAACTAACCCGGCAGATCTGCCAGGCTTGTTGCGGACGACTGGGTAGCCTCCAGTGTGATTCCCTCGACTGCCCAGTGCTGTATGTCTTGGAGGGAAAGCGAAGGGAACTCCAGCAAATCGAGCACTGGAACAAACTCCTTGAACTCCACTTCTAG
- the LOC117136979 gene encoding glyceraldehyde-3-phosphate dehydrogenase 1, with protein sequence MSKIGINGFGRIGRLVLRAAIDKGASVVAVNDPFIDVNYMVYLFKFDSTHGRFKGTVAAEGGFLVVNGQKITVFSERDPANINWASAGAEYVVESTGVFTTIDKASTHLKGGAKKVIISAPSADAPMFVCGVNLDAYSPDMKVVSNASCTTNCLAPLAKVINDNFEIVEGLMTTVHATTATQKTVDGPSGKLWRDGRGAAQNIIPAATGAAKAVGKVIPALNGKLTGMAFRVPTPNVSVVDLTVRLGKGASYDEIKAKVEEASKGPLKGILGYTDEEVVSTDFLSDTHSSVFDAKAGISLNDKFVKLISWYDNEFGYSNRVIDLIKYMQSKD encoded by the coding sequence ATGTCGAAGATCGGAATTAACGGATTTGGCCGCATCGGCCGCCTGGTGCTCCGCGCCGCCATCGATAAGGGCGCCTCCGTGGTGGCCGTCAACGATCCCTTCATCGATGTCAACTACATGGTGTACCTGTTCAAATTCGACTCGACTCACGGTCGTTTCAAGGGCACCGTTGCGGCTGAGGGCGGATTCCTGGTGGTGAACGGCCAGAAGATCACCGTGTTCAGCGAGCGCGACCCGGCCAACATCAACTGGGCCAGTGCTGGAGCCGAGTATGTGGTGGAGTCCACCGGAGTGTTCACCACCATCGACAAGGCGTCCACCCACTTGAAGGGCGGTGCCAAGAAGGTCATCATCTCGGCCCCATCCGCCGATGCGCCCATGTTCGTGTGCGGCGTTAACCTGGACGCCTACAGCCCCGACATGAAGGTGGTCTCCAACGCCTCCTGCACCACCAACTGCCTGGCTCCTCTGGCCAAGGTCATCAATGACAACTTCGAGATCGTCGAGGGTCTGATGACCACCGTGCACgccaccactgccacccaGAAGACCGTCGACGGTCCCTCTGGCAAACTGTGGCGCGATGGACGTGGTGCCGCTCAGAACATCATCCCGGCCGCCACCGGAGCCGCCAAGGCTGTGGGCAAGGTCATCCCGGCCCTGAACGGCAAGCTGACCGGCATGGCTTTCCGCGTGCCCACGCCCAATGTCTCCGTGGTGGATCTTACCGTCCGCCTGGGCAAGGGAGCCAGCTATGACGAAATCAAGGCCAAGGTCGAGGAGGCCTCCAAGGGACCCTTGAAGGGAATCCTGGGCTACACCGACGAGGAGGTGGTCTCCACCGACTTCCTCAGCGACACCCATTCGTCGGTGTTCGACGCCAAGGCTGGCATTTCGCTGAACGACAAGTTCGTCAAGCTAATCTCGTGGTACGACAACGAGTTCGGTTACTCCAACCGCGTCATcgacctgatcaagtatatgCAGAGCAAGGACTAA